A section of the Methanosarcina mazei S-6 genome encodes:
- a CDS encoding sensor histidine kinase — translation MAIDISKKVLIITLLIFTVLTASFTFTHNMQLSNFLELERADTFENVERVQNAVATEQSYLDYIVQDWACWDDTYQFIEDKNPEYIQVDLQNQTLSGINVNVMIFVNNSGKVVYVKSVNTSTAEEAPVPRKLLAMIEDGSLLTEGENDSISGFVLLDEDPMFIACHPILTTKYEGPSRGTLIFGRYFDDALLESFKKVTRSSLLMYRADEEMPQDFQNKIKNFSQNSDNIVVDPLNKKQIAGYFGLKDIKGDIALILRADFPRELYLHGERTLNYMYFFLLLTGLMTGVGVKFVLDKLFISRLVEVDDFVTRVRSEKDLSQRLSLEDNDELYRLSREINGMLNEIYLAEQELKAQAREKKVLLDSLNELAVFVDTELKIIWANKAALEYMNMGLEKAIGVCLKVAPGISGSLVEHLNLEEIFTTGEKKSGEYTAQDGRVWFAQAIPVPDEQGKIIGILQTCRDVTERKEAERLLHEKQIAEIANRTKSEFLANMSHELRTPLNSIIGFSDLLYEKVYGELNEKQARAVGNISRSGKHLLNLINDILDLSKVEAGKMELDYKEFELAGKLNAIKSLLSPIADRKNIEIDIEVDKGLTHIRADEARFVQIMYNLMDNAIKFSHENGLVKVRAERKGDLVEITVKDKGIGIKEEDQCKLFKPFSQVDSFSSKTFQGTGLGLSLVKQIVNLHGGEVWFNSKIGEGSTFAFTVPIDGNNN, via the coding sequence ATGGCAATAGATATTAGTAAAAAGGTTCTTATTATCACCCTCTTAATTTTTACAGTTCTTACAGCCTCATTTACATTCACACATAACATGCAGCTGTCCAACTTTTTGGAGCTTGAACGGGCTGATACATTTGAGAATGTAGAGAGGGTGCAGAACGCTGTTGCTACTGAGCAGAGTTACCTTGATTACATTGTCCAGGACTGGGCGTGCTGGGACGATACATATCAGTTTATTGAAGACAAAAATCCGGAATACATTCAGGTTGACCTGCAGAATCAAACGCTCAGCGGGATTAATGTAAATGTTATGATTTTTGTTAATAATTCCGGGAAAGTTGTGTATGTAAAATCCGTCAACACCAGCACGGCAGAAGAAGCACCCGTCCCCAGAAAACTCCTTGCAATGATAGAAGATGGGAGTCTTCTTACAGAAGGTGAGAACGATTCTATAAGCGGTTTTGTTTTGCTTGATGAAGATCCTATGTTTATTGCGTGCCACCCTATTTTGACGACAAAATATGAAGGACCTTCAAGAGGCACTCTCATTTTTGGGAGATATTTTGATGATGCTTTACTTGAATCTTTTAAAAAAGTTACACGTTCTTCTCTTTTAATGTACAGGGCAGATGAAGAGATGCCCCAGGATTTTCAGAACAAAATTAAAAACTTTTCCCAAAATTCGGACAATATTGTGGTTGATCCTCTGAATAAAAAACAGATCGCAGGTTATTTCGGCTTGAAAGATATAAAAGGGGATATTGCTCTCATTCTCAGGGCGGACTTCCCGAGGGAACTTTATTTACACGGTGAAAGAACCCTCAATTATATGTACTTTTTTTTGCTTTTGACAGGACTCATGACAGGGGTGGGGGTCAAATTTGTTCTGGATAAACTATTTATTTCAAGATTAGTCGAAGTCGATGACTTCGTAACAAGAGTCAGGTCGGAAAAAGATCTTTCTCAAAGATTGTCTCTGGAAGATAATGACGAGTTATACCGCCTGTCAAGAGAAATAAACGGGATGTTAAATGAGATTTATCTGGCAGAACAGGAGTTAAAAGCCCAGGCACGTGAAAAGAAAGTCCTGCTTGACTCACTTAACGAACTGGCAGTTTTTGTGGACACGGAACTAAAAATAATCTGGGCAAACAAAGCTGCACTCGAATATATGAATATGGGTCTTGAGAAAGCAATTGGAGTCTGTCTTAAGGTCGCTCCGGGCATAAGCGGATCTTTAGTTGAACATCTGAACCTTGAAGAGATCTTTACCACAGGTGAGAAGAAATCAGGGGAATATACCGCACAGGACGGAAGAGTATGGTTTGCCCAGGCAATTCCTGTACCTGACGAGCAGGGAAAAATCATAGGCATTCTCCAGACATGCAGGGATGTCACTGAAAGAAAAGAAGCTGAAAGGCTGCTCCATGAGAAGCAGATCGCAGAGATTGCAAACCGTACCAAGAGCGAATTCCTTGCAAATATGAGCCACGAGCTCAGAACCCCTCTTAATTCAATAATAGGGTTCTCTGATCTTTTATACGAAAAAGTATATGGAGAGCTTAATGAAAAACAGGCCCGGGCTGTTGGGAATATCTCAAGGAGTGGCAAACACCTCCTGAATCTGATTAACGATATCCTCGATCTCTCTAAAGTGGAAGCAGGAAAAATGGAACTTGATTATAAAGAGTTTGAACTTGCCGGCAAGCTCAATGCAATAAAAAGTTTGCTGTCTCCTATTGCAGACAGGAAAAACATTGAAATTGATATTGAAGTGGATAAGGGCCTTACACATATCCGTGCCGACGAAGCCAGGTTTGTCCAGATAATGTATAACCTTATGGATAATGCCATAAAATTCTCTCATGAAAATGGACTTGTAAAGGTAAGGGCGGAAAGGAAAGGAGATCTTGTAGAAATAACGGTTAAAGATAAAGGAATCGGGATAAAAGAAGAAGACCAGTGCAAGCTCTTCAAGCCCTTCAGCCAGGTTGACTCCTTTTCTTCAAAAACATTCCAGGGTACAGGCCTTGGCCTCTCTCTGGTTAAACAGATTGTTAACCTTCATGGGGGCGAAGTCTGGTTTAACAGCAAAATAGGAGAAGGAAGTACTTTTGCTTTTACAGTTCCCATTGACGGAAATAATAATTAA
- a CDS encoding YkgJ family cysteine cluster protein, with protein MRFQKIPMNIYEKFHRTFSGSNQNTFNVCNKCGGACEHNKIGTLLPGEKEYMAKKMGMSLSEFKLKYLDVLEMDDGTLIHVLKLGELCPFLNTETELCECRDFKPVICKIYPVVFTVESGKVKFSIDDWCQLSRKKVCRNYFESVIPLLYRLPVPVEWFRHVVSYDDLYFDYDQLRESRKGKSRYAVFTLKELLNFQKEELACHEIETYEPETGRMELYEIKVTSPNIDFCSEIEEPTF; from the coding sequence TTGAGATTCCAAAAAATACCCATGAACATATATGAGAAGTTTCATAGGACGTTCAGTGGCAGTAACCAGAATACGTTCAATGTCTGCAATAAATGCGGAGGTGCCTGCGAGCATAATAAAATAGGAACTCTGCTGCCCGGAGAAAAGGAATATATGGCAAAAAAAATGGGTATGAGTCTTTCGGAATTTAAACTAAAGTACCTGGACGTTTTGGAAATGGATGATGGTACGCTTATACATGTATTAAAACTTGGAGAATTATGCCCTTTTTTGAATACGGAAACTGAACTATGTGAGTGCAGGGACTTTAAACCTGTAATTTGCAAGATTTATCCTGTTGTTTTTACAGTCGAATCCGGAAAAGTAAAATTTTCGATAGATGACTGGTGCCAGCTATCAAGAAAAAAAGTTTGCAGGAACTATTTTGAATCCGTAATCCCGCTTCTCTATCGGCTTCCTGTCCCGGTTGAATGGTTCAGGCATGTGGTAAGCTATGATGACCTTTATTTTGATTATGACCAGCTTAGAGAGTCCAGAAAAGGAAAAAGTAGATATGCAGTCTTTACTCTGAAAGAACTTTTAAACTTCCAGAAAGAGGAACTCGCCTGCCATGAGATAGAAACATATGAGCCAGAAACAGGTAGGATGGAATTGTATGAAATAAAAGTGACATCTCCGAACATTGATTTCTGCTCGGAAATCGAGGAGCCTACATTTTGA
- a CDS encoding sensor histidine kinase — protein MDISKKLLIVTFSIFALFTVLLITASHSILLESFSDLEEQDTEKNTGKIEQAIAWEIMSIDRTARDWAFWDDTYDFVNTLNPQYIESNLDGNTLYSLDLNLMLFVNKSGALVYPMSVDLINETVVPVPAGIMEGIDSGVLIAHNDTDYIHGVVLLDNGPMLVVCRPILTGPGESPHAGTLIFGKYLDNSYRMFLENRTKTSLELYTLNQEMPPDFQEAFNKIALGEKSPFIILGNERVAGYFALRNTTGEPVAIVRADYPRELYEQGEKTLYYIYIFLLISGIATGAATKFSIDRLLVSRLITIDNFLKKVKRDKDTSKKLEMEGEDEIHRLSKGINDMLFSIRLAEQELRASEYEKKFILDSLEEIVVLRDPEFNVRWANQAALKNRDLLMIENKETALNIPVNDREISPGLQLPGAPIWTDHEFTSPEGKTWLLRLKPICGETGNIIAYLETGVEITERKKYEIELFRAKQDAEVANYAKSEFLANMSHELRTPLNSIIGFSDLLHDKVYGELNARQLKAVGNISGSGKHLLNLINEILDLSKVEAGGFELHYSTFWLADVFAEVRDMLFPFAASKGIKLELEIEKDLPGIYGDRERITQVLSNLMTNAVKFSNENSCVRVKASQNNNFIEVSVSDEGIGIAAEDHDKLFKPFSQIDSSSSRKYQGTGLGLALVKEIVQLHGGAVWFKSEVGKGSTFGFSIPLHV, from the coding sequence ATGGATATTAGTAAAAAACTCTTGATAGTTACTTTTTCAATATTTGCTTTATTTACTGTACTTTTAATAACTGCATCCCACTCCATCCTGCTGGAGAGTTTTTCGGATCTTGAAGAGCAGGACACCGAAAAAAATACCGGGAAAATCGAGCAGGCAATAGCCTGGGAAATTATGTCTATTGACCGAACTGCACGGGACTGGGCTTTCTGGGATGATACTTATGATTTTGTGAATACCTTAAATCCTCAATACATAGAATCAAACCTTGACGGCAATACTCTTTACAGTCTGGATCTCAATCTCATGCTTTTTGTAAATAAGTCAGGAGCCCTGGTCTATCCGATGTCCGTAGATCTCATAAACGAGACAGTTGTCCCGGTTCCTGCGGGGATTATGGAAGGTATTGACAGTGGAGTCCTTATAGCCCATAATGATACGGATTATATACACGGGGTCGTCCTTCTGGATAACGGACCGATGCTTGTTGTTTGCCGGCCAATTCTAACAGGTCCCGGAGAAAGTCCGCATGCCGGAACTCTTATTTTTGGGAAATACCTCGATAATTCATATAGAATGTTTCTTGAAAACCGTACCAAGACATCTCTTGAACTCTATACTTTGAACCAGGAAATGCCCCCCGATTTTCAGGAGGCATTTAATAAAATTGCCCTTGGAGAGAAAAGTCCCTTTATAATCCTTGGCAATGAAAGGGTAGCCGGATATTTTGCATTGAGGAATACTACCGGAGAACCTGTAGCTATTGTGAGAGCCGATTATCCCCGTGAACTCTATGAACAGGGCGAAAAAACTCTGTATTATATCTACATTTTCCTGCTGATCAGCGGGATCGCTACAGGGGCTGCAACCAAGTTCAGCATCGACCGCCTTCTTGTTTCTAGATTGATTACAATTGATAACTTCCTTAAGAAAGTAAAAAGAGATAAAGATACCTCAAAAAAGCTGGAAATGGAAGGGGAGGATGAGATCCACAGGCTTTCAAAAGGCATCAATGATATGCTTTTCAGCATCAGACTTGCCGAGCAGGAGCTGAGGGCGAGTGAATATGAAAAGAAGTTTATTTTAGATTCTCTTGAAGAAATAGTGGTTTTGAGAGACCCGGAATTTAATGTCCGCTGGGCAAATCAAGCTGCTCTTAAAAACAGGGATCTTTTAATGATCGAAAATAAAGAAACAGCTCTGAATATCCCGGTTAATGATAGAGAAATTTCCCCTGGACTCCAGCTACCCGGGGCACCGATCTGGACAGACCATGAGTTTACTTCGCCGGAAGGAAAGACCTGGCTGCTCAGGTTAAAACCCATATGTGGCGAGACCGGAAACATCATCGCATACCTGGAAACCGGAGTGGAAATAACTGAACGGAAAAAATATGAAATTGAACTTTTCCGTGCAAAACAGGATGCAGAGGTCGCAAACTATGCCAAGAGCGAGTTCCTTGCAAATATGAGCCATGAACTCAGAACCCCTCTAAATTCAATAATAGGGTTCTCTGACCTGCTGCATGATAAAGTATATGGGGAACTCAATGCAAGACAGCTCAAAGCTGTAGGGAATATTTCAGGCAGCGGAAAACACCTGTTGAACCTTATCAATGAGATCCTTGACCTTTCCAAAGTAGAAGCGGGAGGATTTGAACTTCATTACAGCACTTTCTGGCTGGCTGATGTATTTGCTGAAGTCAGGGATATGCTATTTCCGTTTGCTGCCAGCAAAGGAATAAAATTGGAGCTTGAGATTGAAAAAGACCTTCCAGGTATTTATGGGGATAGGGAGAGGATCACACAGGTCCTGAGCAACCTGATGACAAATGCGGTTAAATTTTCAAATGAAAACAGCTGTGTAAGGGTAAAAGCATCACAAAACAATAACTTTATTGAAGTTTCCGTCTCAGACGAAGGGATAGGAATTGCGGCAGAAGACCACGATAAACTCTTCAAGCCTTTCAGCCAGATAGACTCTTCTTCGTCCAGAAAATATCAGGGAACCGGACTTGGCCTTGCTCTCGTAAAGGAAATTGTGCAGCTTCACGGCGGCGCAGTCTGGTTCAAAAGCGAAGTGGGAAAAGGGAGCACCTTCGGTTTTTCTATTCCACTTCATGTATGA
- a CDS encoding ABC transporter permease has product MRNSTYLKMGLNMLVHSKLRSWLTIIGIVIGIGSVVGILSLGNAMEEQVQSRLAEMDLTLISISPGYTKAMSNMPGPGGRGPGATTTDVELTDDDIDALRGLEGIEYIAGQISGSEPVVYAGENATMTITGVDTQVWQYMTSLKTQSGRLLEPSDKYVAVIGSGVASDTYDQKIGINQVITINGKSVRVVGILEEEGQGDRSIYVPMDAAVNLIDDAEKDVFDTITVKAKSEDLVDGLMEDIEDKLMISRHIIREDDRDFSVSASKSMAESVTEMTSSMTLFLGAIAAVSLLVGAVGIANTMFTSVLEKTKEIGTMKAIGAKNRDILMIFLFNSAMVGLVGGILGVILGAFVSTLFPLLGMTMMGGGDSGLYLAPDLMAFGLILAIVIGVISGVVPAYRASKLRPVDALRYE; this is encoded by the coding sequence ATGAGAAATTCAACCTACCTGAAAATGGGCCTGAACATGCTTGTGCACAGCAAGCTAAGGAGCTGGCTGACCATTATAGGGATAGTTATAGGGATAGGGTCTGTTGTTGGTATCCTATCCCTCGGGAATGCTATGGAAGAGCAGGTTCAGAGCAGGCTTGCTGAAATGGACCTTACTCTGATAAGCATTTCCCCGGGATATACAAAAGCAATGTCAAACATGCCCGGTCCGGGAGGCAGAGGCCCCGGAGCTACGACAACGGATGTCGAATTAACTGATGATGATATTGATGCGCTTCGGGGGCTGGAAGGAATTGAGTACATTGCAGGGCAGATTTCCGGCAGTGAACCTGTGGTTTACGCAGGAGAGAATGCGACCATGACGATCACAGGTGTGGACACCCAGGTATGGCAGTACATGACCAGCCTTAAAACACAGTCCGGAAGGCTTCTCGAGCCATCTGATAAGTATGTCGCAGTTATAGGGAGCGGCGTTGCCAGTGATACTTATGACCAGAAAATAGGAATCAATCAGGTAATAACAATCAATGGCAAATCAGTGAGGGTCGTTGGTATTCTTGAAGAAGAGGGACAGGGTGACAGAAGCATTTACGTGCCAATGGACGCAGCAGTAAACCTGATTGACGATGCAGAAAAAGATGTCTTCGATACCATCACGGTAAAAGCAAAGAGTGAAGACCTTGTGGACGGGCTGATGGAAGATATTGAAGACAAACTCATGATCTCAAGGCATATTATTCGAGAAGATGACAGGGATTTCTCTGTCAGTGCCTCAAAGTCCATGGCTGAATCTGTTACTGAAATGACGAGTTCGATGACCCTCTTCCTCGGGGCTATCGCAGCCGTATCCCTGCTTGTAGGGGCAGTGGGTATTGCCAACACCATGTTCACCTCTGTCCTTGAAAAGACGAAGGAGATAGGCACCATGAAAGCGATTGGAGCTAAAAACCGGGATATACTCATGATCTTTCTCTTCAACTCTGCAATGGTAGGGCTTGTAGGAGGCATCCTTGGAGTAATCCTGGGAGCTTTTGTTTCGACCCTTTTCCCGCTGCTTGGAATGACTATGATGGGAGGAGGGGATTCGGGACTGTATCTTGCACCTGACCTTATGGCTTTCGGGCTTATCCTTGCAATCGTAATAGGTGTAATTTCAGGTGTGGTACCGGCTTACAGGGCATCAAAACTGAGGCCTGTAGATGCTTTAAGATACGAATGA
- a CDS encoding COG1361 S-layer family protein, whose amino-acid sequence MTKQNPDTARPGETVELTVSVQNVGTKDLKDITVKVNPEYPFTGISGQSLEKSISYLNARQDDNEGGVLKFKLMTDAGASAGTYDIDIVTTYKSGSGSSSTTYTTRKTITLEVRGKEYAQIVTIDKANIDIAKEETLEFIVTNTGTSPLKNMVISWKDPEGVVLPVYSDNTKYIKYLDAGESVKIVYAVMADVNAEPGLYTLDINMVLEDYESNENTINTTAGVFVGGETDFDVSFSESDEGEVSLSVANVGNNIAYSVKVSVPKQENYKVSGSSSTIVGNLEKGDYTIASFDVLSTQGAEASQEGGSRIPGTAKAGVEEENLTAASVENKPLKVQIEYTDAKGERITVDKEVELELSGGSMPAQTEGPGKRGGISSYLPYIAVILLAGGALVYRRKIQEKIQLMKNKKSGNKNPGEQKTDIKTLRD is encoded by the coding sequence ATGACAAAACAGAACCCTGACACTGCGCGCCCCGGAGAAACTGTTGAACTTACTGTCAGCGTGCAGAACGTTGGTACAAAAGACCTGAAAGATATTACTGTCAAAGTAAACCCTGAATATCCTTTCACAGGAATTTCCGGGCAGTCCCTTGAAAAGAGCATTTCCTATCTGAATGCAAGACAGGACGACAATGAGGGAGGAGTCCTCAAGTTCAAACTGATGACAGATGCCGGCGCATCTGCAGGTACTTATGATATCGACATCGTCACCACTTACAAAAGCGGGTCAGGGTCTTCATCAACCACGTACACCACTAGAAAAACCATAACTCTCGAGGTAAGGGGAAAAGAATACGCCCAGATTGTGACAATAGACAAGGCAAATATTGACATTGCAAAAGAAGAAACACTCGAATTTATAGTAACAAACACCGGAACTTCGCCTCTGAAGAACATGGTAATTTCCTGGAAAGACCCTGAAGGGGTGGTCCTGCCGGTGTATTCGGATAATACAAAATACATTAAATACCTGGATGCTGGAGAGTCCGTAAAAATTGTTTACGCAGTAATGGCGGATGTGAACGCAGAGCCGGGCCTTTACACACTTGACATAAATATGGTTCTTGAAGACTATGAATCAAATGAAAATACTATCAACACCACAGCAGGAGTTTTCGTAGGCGGAGAAACCGACTTTGATGTGTCCTTTTCTGAAAGTGATGAGGGGGAAGTCTCGCTTTCGGTTGCAAATGTAGGCAACAATATAGCGTATTCGGTGAAAGTATCTGTTCCGAAACAGGAAAATTACAAAGTATCGGGAAGTTCCTCAACAATTGTAGGAAACCTTGAGAAAGGAGACTACACAATAGCTTCCTTTGACGTTTTGAGCACACAGGGTGCAGAGGCGTCTCAGGAAGGCGGTTCACGAATACCCGGGACGGCAAAAGCAGGCGTGGAAGAAGAAAATTTAACTGCTGCTTCCGTGGAAAACAAACCTCTGAAAGTCCAGATTGAATATACGGATGCAAAAGGGGAAAGAATAACCGTGGATAAGGAAGTAGAACTCGAGCTTTCCGGAGGAAGCATGCCTGCACAGACAGAAGGACCGGGCAAACGCGGAGGAATAAGCTCTTATCTGCCTTATATTGCAGTGATATTGCTCGCGGGTGGGGCACTTGTGTACCGCAGGAAAATACAGGAAAAGATACAGTTGATGAAAAATAAAAAATCTGGGAATAAGAATCCTGGAGAGCAGAAAACTGACATTAAAACACTCAGAGACTGA
- a CDS encoding ABC transporter ATP-binding protein — protein sequence MTLTEIIETFKTRFNSSKIMDSLEKAASFNGESDSGSGEKDSGAYLENNPYVSFSGSYVKSPGISRITRDEREPLIKLTNVWKIYQMGEVEFAALKGIDLEIYEGEFLVVLGPSGSGKSTLMNLLGCLDIPSEGTVYLNSEDISELDESELARIRGQMIGFIFQSFNLIPTLSTEENVLLPLEFQEENREAARKKASYLLDIVGLSNKKKNLPSQLSGGQRQRVAIARSLAVNPPIILADEPTGNLDTKTGDYILKFLDGLHEREGKTIIIVTHDLDLVKYATRVVYIRDGEIEKIEERRKNGTEE from the coding sequence ATGACACTTACTGAAATAATAGAAACATTTAAAACCAGGTTTAATTCCTCAAAAATAATGGATTCACTGGAAAAAGCGGCGAGTTTTAACGGTGAATCAGACAGCGGGTCAGGTGAGAAAGATTCAGGGGCGTACCTGGAAAATAACCCTTATGTTAGTTTTTCAGGCAGCTATGTTAAAAGCCCGGGGATAAGCAGAATCACCCGGGATGAAAGAGAACCTCTAATTAAACTGACCAACGTCTGGAAAATCTACCAGATGGGAGAGGTCGAGTTTGCAGCCCTTAAAGGAATAGACCTGGAGATTTACGAAGGGGAATTCCTGGTTGTTCTGGGACCTAGCGGGAGCGGTAAAAGTACACTTATGAATTTGCTGGGCTGCCTGGACATACCATCAGAAGGTACGGTGTACCTTAACTCAGAAGATATCTCAGAACTTGATGAATCCGAGCTTGCAAGAATCCGCGGGCAGATGATAGGCTTCATTTTCCAGAGTTTTAACCTGATTCCCACACTCAGCACGGAAGAAAATGTACTCCTGCCTCTGGAATTTCAGGAAGAGAACCGGGAGGCAGCCCGAAAAAAAGCATCATACCTTCTTGATATTGTCGGGCTTTCAAACAAGAAAAAGAACCTGCCTTCTCAGCTATCGGGTGGGCAGAGGCAGAGGGTTGCAATAGCACGATCCCTTGCTGTAAATCCGCCTATAATCCTGGCAGATGAGCCTACAGGAAACCTGGATACCAAAACAGGAGATTACATCCTGAAATTTCTGGACGGGCTGCACGAAAGAGAAGGGAAAACAATCATTATAGTAACCCATGACCTTGACCTGGTAAAATATGCAACACGGGTAGTGTACATCAGGGACGGGGAAATAGAAAAAATCGAGGAGCGCAGGAAAAACGGAACGGAGGAATAA